From the genome of Pantoea alfalfae, one region includes:
- the ampC gene encoding class C beta-lactamase, producing MKKSFFYLALFSLSASCVAADLSSQQVTSLVKAVIEPLMEQQAIPGMSVAVLYKGRAQFVNLGVADLESRRRVTENTLFELGSVSKTFTGTLAGIMIRNGEIRLNDPVQKVWPQLTGEQWRPVRMLHLATYTAGGLPLQLPDEVTDQASLLRFYQNWQPEAAPGLQRQYSNASIGLFGSLMVKGDYEQAMERHVFQPLRLTRTYITVPPSMMLNYAWGYKNGQPVRVSPGMLDAEAYGVKSTARDMLTFMQANVDPNRLSAGNAVLRNAIRTAQSRYFNVGSLYQGLGWEIYDWPVDAETLLKDNDNGVALKPRPATLINPVGPSQSASWVHKTGSTNGFGAYIAFIPEQNSGIVLLANKNYPNPLRIRVAWQILQALRQGTAE from the coding sequence GGTCACTTCTCTGGTTAAAGCCGTGATCGAACCGCTGATGGAGCAGCAGGCGATCCCCGGTATGTCGGTGGCGGTGCTTTACAAGGGCCGGGCGCAGTTTGTGAACCTCGGCGTGGCCGATCTTGAGTCACGCCGCCGGGTTACGGAAAACACGCTGTTTGAACTGGGGTCGGTGAGTAAAACCTTTACCGGCACCCTGGCCGGAATCATGATCCGCAACGGCGAAATCCGTCTTAACGATCCGGTACAGAAAGTCTGGCCGCAGCTGACGGGTGAGCAGTGGCGTCCGGTGCGGATGCTGCATCTGGCGACCTATACCGCGGGCGGCCTGCCTCTACAGCTGCCCGATGAGGTGACCGATCAGGCTTCGCTGCTCCGCTTCTATCAGAACTGGCAGCCAGAGGCAGCACCCGGTTTGCAGCGCCAGTACTCTAACGCCAGTATCGGTCTGTTTGGCTCGCTGATGGTGAAGGGCGATTATGAGCAGGCGATGGAGCGACATGTGTTTCAGCCGCTGCGCCTGACGCGCACTTACATTACCGTGCCGCCGTCGATGATGCTGAACTACGCCTGGGGCTATAAAAACGGTCAGCCGGTTCGGGTTTCCCCCGGCATGCTGGATGCCGAAGCCTATGGCGTCAAATCCACCGCGCGTGACATGCTGACCTTTATGCAGGCCAACGTCGATCCCAACCGGTTGTCGGCGGGCAATGCCGTATTGCGCAATGCCATCCGCACCGCGCAGTCGCGCTATTTTAACGTCGGGAGTCTTTACCAGGGGCTGGGCTGGGAGATCTACGACTGGCCCGTCGATGCTGAGACGCTGCTCAAAGACAACGATAATGGCGTGGCGCTGAAACCGCGTCCGGCGACCCTGATCAATCCGGTCGGACCGTCGCAGAGCGCCAGCTGGGTGCATAAAACCGGCTCTACTAATGGATTTGGTGCCTATATCGCTTTTATTCCTGAGCAGAACAGCGGCATCGTGCTACTTGCCAACAAAAATTACCCCAATCCGCTTCGCATCCGCGTAGCGTGGCAGATTCTGCAGGCGCTCCGGCAGGGTACGGCTGAATAA
- the parS gene encoding type II RES/Xre toxin-antitoxin system antitoxin, with translation MSIAIYTPAQHQHNRSLLHALNLPETLPDAHQRIATGFSSGVLKRTASLSTFDEGWLCRLAGIDRTTYNRKVKDPQQTFSPDQSGRIYMLIRVLSAASTLFRDDRERLVQWLETPAKALGGKKPAEMTTTVVGAEAVINLIGQLEHGVIT, from the coding sequence ATGTCCATCGCCATCTACACACCCGCTCAGCATCAGCACAACCGTTCGCTCCTGCACGCCCTGAACCTGCCGGAAACGCTGCCTGATGCACACCAGCGTATCGCAACAGGATTCAGCAGCGGCGTGCTGAAACGCACCGCGTCATTGTCCACCTTTGATGAGGGCTGGCTGTGCCGTCTGGCGGGCATCGATCGCACCACTTATAACCGTAAAGTCAAAGATCCGCAGCAGACCTTTTCGCCCGATCAGAGCGGACGGATCTATATGTTGATCCGCGTTCTTTCTGCCGCCAGCACCCTGTTTCGAGACGACAGAGAGCGGCTGGTGCAGTGGCTTGAAACGCCCGCCAAAGCGCTGGGCGGTAAAAAACCAGCCGAAATGACCACCACGGTGGTGGGTGCTGAAGCGGTGATTAACCTGATTGGTCAGCTTGAGCATGGCGTGATCACCTGA
- a CDS encoding RES family NAD+ phosphorylase yields MAVPFFRLVKREYAMTAFDGFGARTYGGRWNSVGTICVYMGSSRALCVLEALVHLTIQDLAHDYTMLAINVPESLITELSLAALPADWQADPAPSSTRQIGDDWLASPDNGLVLKVPSTLTGEWNALFNPRHPAAAGIISKVVAEPFFFDPRFRLQQDAGSLTSL; encoded by the coding sequence ATGGCGGTGCCTTTCTTTCGCCTGGTGAAGCGTGAGTATGCGATGACCGCCTTTGATGGGTTCGGTGCCCGTACTTATGGCGGGCGCTGGAATTCTGTGGGAACGATCTGTGTCTATATGGGATCGAGCCGGGCGCTCTGTGTGCTGGAGGCGCTGGTGCACCTCACCATTCAGGATCTGGCGCATGACTACACAATGCTGGCGATTAACGTACCGGAATCGCTGATCACCGAGCTTTCTCTGGCGGCGTTACCCGCTGACTGGCAGGCCGATCCTGCACCATCTTCTACCCGACAAATTGGTGATGACTGGCTCGCCAGCCCGGACAACGGCCTGGTGCTCAAGGTGCCGAGCACGCTGACGGGTGAATGGAACGCGCTATTCAATCCCCGTCATCCGGCGGCAGCGGGCATCATCAGTAAAGTGGTGGCAGAACCGTTTTTCTTCGACCCGCGCTTCCGGCTGCAACAGGACGCCGGTTCCCTGACCTCCCTGTAA
- a CDS encoding glycoside hydrolase family 15 protein, translating to MQNPIIHSPVREDGFAGLGDYAAIGEGRSVALIAPDGAIDWWCAPNLDAKPLFDRLLDAGLGGYFQIVPRTPYQVSRRYRDNSNVLETRFETDSGSVLLTESINSTLAGRLPWCELARRIEGVSGEVELAITLRFGTAAETRSPWVADNEKGKVFHIAEIMAMFRTSEDIQITELDDEQVCATLRTTAGSRSLCALLVTEKEPLAVPPLEAIDQRIETSHTGWTSWVESLRYAGSYPALVKRSALSLKFLWYSPTGALAAAATTSLPEGIGGEKNYDYRYAWVRDACLIIKAFVYIGALEDCKAAFSWLSQTIMRHGVRLRACYALNGDEVPAERYPPLSGYKNSQPVRVGNNARDQLQLSMYGDMLVTAQHFIEAGHVLDITTSRMLGELANCCADHWRQKDCGIWELPELQHYTHSKMACWMALDRAVALAESQHIEPTWLGRWQRERDRIRDWIESHCWSEQQQAYLFYAGSDDRLDASLALVHGYGNAVNPQRMLSTYRAIQQALGDGSAMLYRYSGVREEESTFLACAFWLVEAWAEMGETGQAEQAMQEILDTLNGHGNVDIFNEMYDVRSQSWRGNMPQGLSHLALICAAQALSESQSSA from the coding sequence ATGCAAAACCCGATCATTCATTCGCCGGTCAGAGAAGATGGCTTTGCGGGTCTGGGTGATTATGCCGCCATTGGTGAAGGCCGCTCGGTGGCGTTGATCGCGCCGGATGGGGCTATTGACTGGTGGTGCGCGCCTAATCTCGATGCGAAACCGCTGTTTGATCGCCTGCTTGATGCCGGACTCGGTGGCTACTTTCAGATCGTGCCGCGCACGCCCTATCAGGTTTCGCGCCGCTACCGTGACAACAGCAATGTGCTGGAAACCCGTTTCGAAACGGACAGCGGCAGCGTACTGTTGACGGAATCAATCAACAGCACGCTGGCGGGCCGTCTGCCGTGGTGTGAACTGGCGCGTCGCATTGAGGGCGTCAGCGGGGAGGTGGAATTAGCGATCACCCTGCGTTTCGGCACTGCCGCTGAAACCCGTTCGCCCTGGGTGGCTGACAATGAGAAAGGCAAGGTATTTCACATCGCGGAGATCATGGCTATGTTTCGCACCAGCGAAGATATTCAGATAACCGAGCTGGATGATGAGCAGGTCTGCGCCACGCTGCGCACAACGGCCGGTTCCCGATCGCTCTGCGCGCTGCTGGTGACCGAAAAAGAGCCGCTGGCGGTGCCGCCACTGGAGGCTATCGATCAGCGGATCGAAACCAGTCACACCGGCTGGACCAGCTGGGTGGAGAGCCTGCGTTACGCTGGCAGCTATCCGGCACTGGTAAAGCGCTCTGCCCTGTCGCTGAAGTTTCTCTGGTACTCTCCGACCGGTGCGCTGGCCGCTGCCGCGACCACCTCCTTACCGGAAGGTATCGGCGGCGAGAAAAATTATGATTACCGCTACGCCTGGGTGCGCGACGCCTGCCTGATTATTAAAGCGTTCGTCTATATCGGGGCGCTGGAAGATTGTAAGGCGGCCTTTTCCTGGCTGTCGCAGACCATTATGCGTCACGGTGTCAGACTGCGGGCCTGCTATGCCCTGAATGGCGATGAGGTGCCCGCCGAGCGTTATCCGCCGCTGAGCGGCTATAAAAACTCTCAGCCGGTGCGGGTTGGCAACAACGCCCGCGACCAGCTGCAGCTCAGCATGTATGGCGACATGCTGGTCACCGCACAGCACTTTATTGAAGCGGGACACGTACTGGATATCACCACCTCGCGCATGCTGGGTGAGCTGGCAAACTGCTGCGCCGATCACTGGCGGCAGAAAGATTGCGGCATCTGGGAACTGCCGGAGCTGCAACATTACACCCACTCCAAGATGGCCTGCTGGATGGCGCTGGACCGGGCGGTCGCGCTGGCCGAAAGCCAGCATATCGAACCGACCTGGCTGGGACGCTGGCAGCGGGAACGTGACCGCATTCGCGACTGGATTGAGTCGCACTGCTGGTCAGAGCAACAGCAGGCTTATCTCTTTTACGCCGGCAGTGACGATCGCCTCGACGCATCGCTGGCGCTGGTTCACGGCTACGGCAACGCGGTTAATCCGCAGCGGATGCTTTCGACCTACCGCGCAATCCAGCAGGCGCTGGGCGACGGCAGCGCCATGCTCTATCGCTACAGCGGCGTCAGAGAGGAAGAGAGTACCTTTCTCGCCTGCGCCTTCTGGCTGGTAGAAGCATGGGCAGAGATGGGCGAGACCGGCCAGGCGGAACAGGCGATGCAGGAGATTCTTGATACGCTGAACGGCCACGGTAACGTCGATATCTTCAATGAGATGTATGATGTCCGCAGTCAGAGCTGGCGAGGCAATATGCCGCAGGGGCTGAGCCATCTGGCATTGATCTGTGCGGCGCAGGCGTTATCGGAATCGCAGTCGTCAGCATGA
- a CDS encoding SDR family oxidoreductase gives MATPTNKTLDLDQFPKPPFEDQPQQAPGLASKMIPVPDHGETSYRGTGRLTGRKALITGGDSGIGRAVAIAYAREGADVVINYLPEEQPDADEVIKLIEAEGRKVFAIPGDIRSEEFCQQLVKDAADKLGGLDILVNNAGRQQFNESIRTLSTEDFDATFKTNVYAMFWITKAALEYLPRGASIINTSSVQAFKPSDILLDYAQTKACIVAFTKSLAKQLGGDGIRVNAVAPGPYWTPLQSSGGQPMEKVKQFGADSPMGRPGQPVEIAPLYVTLASTESSYSSGQVWCSDGGTGTL, from the coding sequence ATGGCTACACCAACTAACAAGACGCTCGATCTGGATCAATTTCCTAAGCCTCCGTTTGAGGACCAGCCACAACAGGCGCCAGGCCTGGCCAGCAAGATGATCCCGGTTCCCGACCACGGTGAAACCAGCTACCGCGGTACTGGCCGACTGACCGGCCGTAAGGCGCTGATTACCGGCGGTGACTCCGGAATTGGCCGCGCTGTAGCCATCGCTTATGCCCGTGAAGGCGCAGACGTGGTGATTAACTACCTGCCGGAAGAGCAGCCCGATGCCGATGAAGTGATTAAATTAATCGAAGCGGAAGGCCGTAAAGTTTTCGCTATTCCCGGCGACATTCGTTCTGAAGAATTCTGTCAGCAGCTGGTGAAAGACGCCGCTGATAAATTAGGCGGTCTGGATATTCTGGTGAATAACGCCGGTCGTCAGCAATTTAATGAGTCCATTCGTACTCTGAGTACGGAAGATTTTGACGCAACGTTTAAAACCAACGTTTATGCGATGTTTTGGATCACCAAAGCGGCGCTGGAATATCTGCCACGCGGTGCGTCGATTATTAATACTTCATCAGTACAGGCCTTTAAACCCAGCGATATTCTGCTCGACTATGCGCAGACCAAAGCGTGTATCGTTGCCTTCACCAAATCGCTGGCTAAGCAGCTGGGTGGCGACGGTATTCGCGTCAACGCAGTCGCGCCAGGCCCATACTGGACGCCACTGCAATCCAGCGGCGGACAGCCGATGGAAAAAGTGAAGCAGTTTGGTGCCGATTCACCGATGGGCCGTCCCGGTCAGCCGGTTGAGATCGCCCCACTCTACGTTACCCTGGCCTCAACCGAGAGCAGCTACTCCTCCGGTCAGGTCTGGTGCTCTGATGGCGGCACCGGCACGCTGTAA
- a CDS encoding LacI family DNA-binding transcriptional regulator — MQQLKAVVSAQDVADRAGVSRSAVSRTFTQGASVSESTRQRVMKAAEELGYHVNHLARGLVRNRSGIVCLIASEVDTPYRASLVRWMTQYLQEAGKVAMLINTDRSDARVSDALQQAINFRADASIILSGMPDSGITRLCYKHGQHLVLINRDESLPGTLNINPDSRPAAEMAVNAFVRAGCNRIAFVNSLAGTPSLLKREADFLASAQKAGITVQVERFGTTSYESGQILAQRLLTRNIRPDAVYCATDLLACGFMDEARYRFALRIPEDLCIMGHDNIPQSGWSSYNLTTFAQPVEQFARDAIAWLVEKEAQPETLTPKNEQQQERRIYPVDVVWRGSVRGG; from the coding sequence ATGCAGCAGCTTAAAGCAGTAGTGAGTGCGCAGGATGTCGCTGACCGGGCAGGCGTCTCCCGGTCAGCGGTCTCCCGCACCTTTACGCAAGGTGCCAGCGTGTCGGAGTCCACCCGTCAGCGGGTGATGAAAGCGGCTGAAGAGCTGGGCTATCACGTCAATCATCTGGCTCGCGGTCTCGTACGCAACCGCAGCGGCATTGTCTGCTTAATCGCCTCCGAAGTGGATACGCCCTACCGTGCCAGCCTGGTGCGCTGGATGACCCAGTATTTGCAGGAAGCGGGAAAAGTGGCGATGCTGATCAACACCGACCGCTCGGATGCGCGGGTTTCCGACGCACTGCAACAGGCGATTAATTTCCGTGCCGACGCCTCAATCATTCTTTCCGGTATGCCGGACAGCGGCATTACCCGGCTCTGCTACAAGCACGGTCAGCATCTGGTGCTGATTAACCGCGACGAATCCCTGCCCGGCACGCTCAATATTAATCCCGACTCCCGCCCTGCCGCCGAAATGGCGGTTAACGCCTTTGTTCGGGCAGGCTGCAATCGCATCGCCTTTGTCAATTCGCTGGCAGGCACGCCGAGTCTGCTGAAGCGCGAAGCCGATTTTCTGGCGTCGGCGCAAAAAGCGGGTATCACAGTTCAGGTGGAGCGGTTCGGCACCACCTCCTATGAAAGCGGCCAGATTCTGGCCCAGCGTCTGCTGACGCGTAACATTCGCCCGGATGCGGTTTACTGTGCTACCGACCTGCTCGCCTGCGGTTTTATGGATGAGGCGCGTTACCGCTTTGCACTGCGTATTCCGGAGGATCTCTGCATCATGGGGCATGACAATATCCCGCAGTCGGGCTGGTCCTCGTATAACCTCACCACCTTTGCGCAGCCAGTGGAGCAGTTTGCCCGCGATGCGATTGCCTGGCTGGTGGAGAAAGAAGCGCAACCGGAAACGCTAACACCCAAAAATGAACAACAGCAGGAGCGGAGAATATATCCGGTCGATGTGGTCTGGCGGGGTTCAGTACGGGGCGGTTAA